A DNA window from Rhizobium jaguaris contains the following coding sequences:
- a CDS encoding PAS domain-containing protein, with protein sequence MLALFHAFSMKCTQIQRAIKLGDDELVGSLDRELEPLVAAILAYKANSLLEMYMQLQFMSNLIREESDDRSRVVRNSASLSSLIDRYFGGASEAAAEVLMAFSTKKNEHVREVAGFDDDNVLNDVILDSLPDRVAVITRDYRYLYSNAANSEFLESKPIELVGRHLSEFIGHERFENSVKTKLDACFAGQTVDCLYPSYHPAEANKTLHCRMTPLRATKSKGEVIGALLVVHEVGVVPANMLVA encoded by the coding sequence TTGCTGGCACTCTTTCATGCCTTCTCCATGAAATGCACTCAGATTCAACGGGCGATCAAACTGGGTGATGACGAGCTGGTTGGTTCACTCGATCGCGAATTGGAGCCGCTCGTTGCAGCGATCCTGGCCTATAAAGCCAACAGTCTCCTCGAAATGTATATGCAGCTGCAATTCATGAGCAATCTCATTCGTGAGGAATCGGATGATCGCTCACGGGTGGTGCGCAATTCCGCATCGCTGTCGTCACTGATCGATCGCTATTTCGGCGGTGCCAGCGAGGCCGCGGCCGAAGTGCTGATGGCGTTTTCCACAAAGAAAAACGAGCATGTGCGTGAGGTCGCGGGTTTCGACGATGACAACGTTTTGAACGATGTCATTCTCGACAGCCTGCCGGACCGCGTCGCTGTCATCACGCGCGATTATCGCTATCTCTACAGCAATGCGGCCAATTCCGAATTCCTGGAGTCGAAACCGATCGAGCTGGTGGGCCGGCATCTTTCCGAATTCATCGGTCACGAGCGGTTTGAAAACAGCGTCAAGACGAAGCTCGACGCGTGTTTTGCCGGTCAGACGGTTGATTGCCTCTATCCGTCCTATCACCCGGCAGAGGCCAATAAGACCCTCCATTGCCGAATGACGCCGCTGCGGGCCACCAAGTCCAAGGGCGAAGTGATCGGCGCTCTGCTGGTCGTACATGAAGTCGGCGTTGTTCCGGCGAACATGTTGGTGGCCTGA
- a CDS encoding lipid A biosynthesis lauroyl acyltransferase, which produces MKLFITRIVLALRNFQQWLVAQVIFGFLNFLKLFPADGGINFADWLTRKIGPRMRRHKLMLTNLRNAFPEKSDAEIEEIAVASWGNMGRLAAEYVFLDRLFDFDPYSEKPGRIEVSGIPIFVDLMENPRPFIVFTGHTGNFELLPVAGAAFGLKVTVLFRPPNNPYVAQKVFDFRAKRMGNLVPSHAGSSFTLARQLEAGSGVGVLVDQKFRKGLKTLFFGCDVKTNPLLPKLVRQFDCEVYPARCIRLPGNRYRLEIEPKLEMPRDERGNLNLPATAQLLNDKVESWVREHPEQWLWYHDRWNIKKSVF; this is translated from the coding sequence GTGAAACTCTTCATTACCCGGATCGTGCTTGCGCTGAGGAATTTCCAGCAGTGGCTGGTGGCGCAGGTCATCTTCGGATTCCTGAATTTCCTGAAGCTGTTTCCGGCCGATGGCGGTATCAACTTCGCAGACTGGCTGACCCGCAAGATCGGGCCGCGCATGCGTCGCCACAAGCTGATGTTGACGAACCTGCGCAACGCTTTTCCCGAGAAGAGCGATGCGGAGATCGAGGAAATCGCGGTGGCGAGCTGGGGCAACATGGGGAGGCTGGCGGCGGAGTATGTCTTCCTTGATCGGCTGTTCGATTTCGATCCATACAGCGAGAAGCCCGGCCGCATCGAGGTATCCGGTATTCCGATCTTTGTCGACCTCATGGAAAATCCGAGGCCGTTTATCGTCTTTACCGGACATACGGGCAATTTCGAACTGCTGCCGGTTGCAGGTGCGGCTTTCGGGCTGAAGGTTACCGTGCTCTTTCGCCCCCCGAACAACCCCTATGTGGCACAGAAGGTTTTCGACTTTCGCGCCAAGCGCATGGGCAACCTCGTGCCCTCGCATGCGGGATCGTCTTTCACTCTCGCCCGGCAATTGGAGGCCGGCAGCGGCGTCGGCGTGCTGGTCGACCAGAAGTTTCGCAAGGGGCTGAAGACGCTGTTCTTCGGTTGCGATGTCAAGACCAATCCGCTGTTGCCGAAACTGGTCCGTCAGTTTGATTGCGAGGTTTATCCGGCTCGCTGTATTCGGTTGCCGGGTAATCGCTACCGGCTGGAAATCGAGCCGAAACTGGAGATGCCCCGCGACGAGCGCGGTAATCTCAATCTGCCCGCGACGGCGCAGTTGCTGAACGACAAGGTTGAGAGCTGGGTGAGAGAACATCCCGAGCAATGGCTGTGGTATCACGACCGCTGGAATATCAAAAAGTCTGTCTTTTAA
- a CDS encoding zinc-binding dehydrogenase, translating to MRALQLIDDRKLEITDLPEPEAPGAGEVTLRVKAVALNHIDVWGWRGMAFAKRKMPLVIGAEAAGVVEAIGPGVANVLPGQLVSIYGARTCGLCRHCREGRDNLCEHVGGVHGFHLDGFAQEKVNLPARLLVPAPPGVDAIGAALAPVTFGTVEHMLFDNAKLEPGETILVHAGGSGIGTAAIQLAKKIGCTVITTVGSDDKIEKAKALGADHVINYRTDRFEGVVRKLTKKKGVDVVFEHVGKDTWAGSMLCMKRGGRLVTCGSTSGVSTDMNLMMLFQQQLKLLGSFGCRMENMANAMQKMARGLVHPVIDTEVSFGDIDRALERMESRQIFGKIILKMD from the coding sequence ATGCGTGCTTTGCAACTGATCGACGACCGCAAACTTGAGATCACCGATCTGCCGGAGCCGGAGGCCCCGGGCGCAGGGGAGGTGACACTGCGTGTCAAAGCGGTCGCCCTCAATCATATCGATGTCTGGGGTTGGCGCGGGATGGCATTCGCCAAGCGCAAGATGCCGCTCGTCATCGGTGCTGAGGCCGCCGGTGTCGTCGAAGCTATAGGACCGGGCGTCGCCAATGTGCTGCCGGGCCAGCTCGTGTCGATCTATGGTGCGCGCACTTGCGGGCTCTGCCGCCATTGCCGCGAAGGCCGCGACAATCTCTGCGAACATGTCGGCGGCGTACACGGTTTCCATCTTGATGGCTTCGCACAGGAGAAGGTCAATCTGCCGGCGCGCCTGCTGGTTCCGGCTCCTCCCGGTGTCGACGCGATCGGTGCGGCACTGGCGCCGGTCACTTTCGGCACGGTCGAGCATATGCTGTTCGACAACGCCAAGCTGGAGCCGGGTGAGACGATCCTCGTCCATGCCGGCGGTTCCGGCATCGGCACGGCCGCCATTCAGCTTGCCAAGAAGATCGGCTGCACCGTGATCACCACCGTCGGCTCCGACGACAAGATCGAGAAGGCCAAGGCGCTCGGCGCCGATCACGTCATCAACTATCGCACCGACCGCTTCGAGGGCGTCGTACGAAAACTGACCAAGAAGAAGGGCGTCGACGTCGTCTTCGAACATGTCGGCAAGGATACCTGGGCCGGGTCGATGCTGTGCATGAAGCGCGGCGGGCGTCTCGTCACCTGCGGCTCGACCTCGGGCGTTTCGACCGACATGAACCTGATGATGCTGTTCCAGCAGCAGTTGAAGCTGCTCGGCTCCTTCGGCTGCCGCATGGAAAATATGGCGAATGCCATGCAGAAGATGGCGCGCGGGCTGGTGCATCCGGTGATCGACACCGAAGTGAGCTTCGGCGATATCGACCGGGCGCTGGAACGGATGGAATCGCGCCAGATCTTCGGCAAGATCATTCTCAAGATGGACTGA
- a CDS encoding beta-ketoacyl-ACP synthase, giving the protein MTASAYKDHLGRPIVAVTGMGIITSLGQGLQDNWNALSSGTSGIHAITRFPTDGLSTRIAGTVDFIDIPVPNAVERSYAFARETTIEALAQAGISGDFNAPLFLAAPPIEPEWNARFELADRSPPADHPGDAYERFLVAMRERPDPAFHEAALFGAISERLADRFGTRGLPVTLSTACASGVTAIQLGIEAIRQGRTTRALTVATDGSLSAEALIRFSLLSALSTQNDPPAKASKPFSKDRDGFVIAEGAATLVLESLESALGRGVKILGIMKGAGDKADSFHRTRSSPDGGPAIATIRAALADAGMAETDIGYINAHGTSTPENDKMEYGAMSAVFGERLPAIPVSSNKSMIGHTLTAAGAVEAVFSLQTMLTGTLPPTINYNNPDPSIILDVVPNKKREKQVGAILSNSFGFGGQNASLVMALEPA; this is encoded by the coding sequence ATGACCGCATCCGCCTACAAGGATCATCTTGGCCGCCCGATCGTCGCCGTTACCGGCATGGGCATCATCACCTCGCTCGGCCAGGGGCTGCAGGATAATTGGAACGCGCTTTCTTCGGGTACGTCGGGCATCCACGCCATCACGCGTTTCCCGACCGACGGACTTTCGACGCGCATTGCCGGTACGGTGGATTTCATCGATATCCCGGTGCCGAACGCCGTCGAGCGCTCCTATGCCTTCGCCCGCGAGACGACGATCGAGGCGCTCGCTCAGGCCGGTATTTCCGGCGATTTCAACGCACCGCTTTTCCTTGCCGCGCCGCCGATCGAACCGGAATGGAACGCACGTTTCGAACTGGCCGACCGTTCGCCGCCGGCCGATCATCCCGGCGACGCTTATGAGCGCTTCCTCGTGGCAATGCGTGAGCGTCCCGATCCGGCTTTCCACGAGGCAGCCTTGTTCGGCGCCATTTCAGAGCGTCTTGCCGATCGTTTCGGCACACGCGGCCTGCCCGTGACCTTGTCCACCGCCTGTGCATCGGGCGTGACGGCGATCCAGCTTGGCATCGAGGCAATCCGACAGGGCCGTACGACGCGGGCGCTGACGGTCGCGACCGATGGTTCGCTCAGTGCCGAAGCGCTGATCCGCTTTTCGCTGCTGTCGGCGCTGTCGACGCAGAACGACCCGCCGGCCAAGGCATCCAAACCGTTCAGCAAGGACCGCGACGGTTTCGTCATTGCGGAAGGTGCCGCAACGCTGGTGTTGGAATCACTGGAATCAGCTCTTGGCCGCGGCGTGAAAATCCTCGGCATCATGAAGGGTGCCGGCGACAAGGCCGATTCCTTCCATCGTACCCGCTCGTCGCCGGACGGCGGCCCAGCGATCGCAACGATCCGTGCGGCTCTCGCCGACGCTGGGATGGCTGAGACCGATATCGGTTATATCAATGCGCACGGCACGTCGACGCCAGAAAACGACAAGATGGAATACGGTGCGATGTCCGCCGTCTTCGGCGAGCGGCTGCCCGCGATTCCCGTATCGTCCAACAAGTCGATGATCGGCCATACGCTGACGGCGGCCGGCGCGGTCGAAGCAGTGTTCTCGCTCCAGACGATGCTCACCGGCACGCTGCCGCCGACCATCAACTACAACAATCCCGACCCGTCGATCATTCTCGATGTCGTGCCGAACAAGAAGCGCGAAAAGCAGGTGGGCGCCATCCTTTCGAACTCCTTCGGGTTCGGCGGGCAGAACGCCAGCCTTGTAATGGCGCTTGAACCGGCTTAA
- a CDS encoding beta-ketoacyl-ACP synthase has product MSKAQNDVVITGIGIVTCQGVGKDAHVALLTSNQTPPTVVETEKFKPYPVHPLPEIDWSQQIPKRGDQRQMENWQRIGVFTAGLALDDAGFKDDLDACGSMDMIVAAGGGERDINVDTLIVNESLKRNDRELLLNEKLTTELRPTLFLAQLSNLLAGNISIVHKVTGSSRTFMGEEASGISAIETAFHRIKSGESSHALVGGAFSAERLDMVLLIESVNAHAIGDWHPLWSRKPENGGGMILGSLSAFLVLESRAHAEGRGARIYATIDAIEGDRGSRDGGKLEARLERLLAPAKGAESDSTVIFCGTTAIPDLATREKSVLEVLLPASAIRGYAGVSGHGLEGQFPLGLALAALAVAHKAKVPPFDVTHEKPMIAGAQKAVVTTVGHARGEGVAVLSAEA; this is encoded by the coding sequence ATGAGCAAGGCTCAGAATGATGTGGTGATCACGGGTATCGGCATTGTCACCTGTCAGGGTGTCGGCAAGGATGCGCATGTCGCCCTGCTGACATCGAACCAGACGCCGCCGACTGTCGTCGAAACCGAAAAATTCAAGCCCTATCCCGTGCATCCGCTTCCGGAGATCGACTGGTCGCAGCAGATCCCGAAGCGTGGCGACCAGCGGCAGATGGAAAACTGGCAGCGCATCGGCGTCTTTACAGCCGGCCTGGCGCTGGACGACGCTGGATTCAAGGACGATCTCGACGCTTGCGGGAGCATGGACATGATCGTTGCGGCCGGCGGCGGTGAGCGCGACATCAACGTCGATACGCTAATTGTCAACGAAAGCTTGAAGCGCAATGATCGCGAACTGCTTCTGAACGAGAAGCTGACGACCGAGCTTCGTCCGACGCTATTCCTGGCACAGCTTTCCAATCTGCTCGCCGGCAATATCTCGATCGTCCACAAAGTCACGGGTTCGTCGAGGACGTTCATGGGCGAGGAGGCTTCAGGCATATCGGCCATCGAGACCGCTTTCCATCGAATCAAGTCGGGCGAATCGAGCCACGCATTGGTCGGCGGCGCATTTTCTGCAGAGCGCTTGGACATGGTGCTGCTGATCGAATCGGTGAACGCGCATGCGATCGGCGATTGGCATCCGCTTTGGTCCCGCAAGCCGGAAAATGGCGGCGGCATGATCCTAGGTTCGCTCAGCGCCTTCCTAGTGCTTGAGTCGCGCGCCCATGCCGAAGGCCGCGGTGCACGCATCTACGCAACGATCGACGCCATCGAAGGCGATCGCGGCAGCCGCGACGGCGGCAAGCTCGAGGCGCGGCTGGAGCGCTTGCTTGCGCCTGCCAAGGGCGCTGAGAGCGACAGCACCGTCATCTTCTGCGGAACGACGGCAATTCCTGATCTCGCGACGCGCGAGAAGTCGGTGCTGGAGGTGCTGTTGCCGGCATCGGCCATTCGAGGCTATGCCGGCGTCTCCGGCCACGGGCTTGAAGGCCAGTTTCCGCTCGGGCTTGCCTTGGCGGCGCTCGCGGTCGCCCACAAGGCCAAGGTACCGCCTTTTGACGTCACGCATGAAAAGCCGATGATTGCCGGCGCGCAGAAAGCCGTCGTGACCACCGTTGGTCATGCGCGCGGTGAAGGTGTCGCCGTACTTTCCGCCGAAGCGTGA
- a CDS encoding 3-hydroxyacyl-ACP dehydratase FabZ family protein, with protein MLLEYFQMIDRVESVDLSKGVLKAHSVVPAKSPVFEGHFPGMPLVPGVLLIETMAQASGMLVLAATKFAYMPFLMSVDGAKMRTFVEPEAELDIVAELEHDGSGFAVTKARITIAGKKICDAQLKLRTMPFNEVPLADIVRKRAGEVGLLDAIAANR; from the coding sequence ATGCTGCTGGAATATTTCCAGATGATTGACCGGGTCGAGTCGGTCGATCTGTCCAAGGGCGTTTTGAAGGCGCATTCGGTTGTCCCGGCAAAGAGTCCTGTTTTCGAAGGCCATTTTCCCGGCATGCCGCTCGTTCCCGGTGTCCTTCTGATCGAAACCATGGCACAGGCGTCGGGTATGCTCGTGCTTGCGGCGACGAAATTTGCCTATATGCCGTTCCTGATGTCGGTCGACGGCGCCAAGATGCGCACTTTCGTGGAGCCGGAAGCCGAACTCGACATCGTCGCGGAACTGGAGCATGACGGCTCTGGCTTTGCTGTAACGAAGGCGCGGATCACCATAGCCGGCAAGAAGATCTGCGATGCGCAGTTGAAGCTGCGCACCATGCCGTTTAATGAGGTGCCACTCGCCGATATCGTGCGCAAACGGGCAGGCGAGGTCGGGCTTCTCGACGCCATCGCCGCCAATCGCTGA
- a CDS encoding acyl carrier protein: protein MGVTATFDKVADIIAETSEIDRETITPESHTIDDLGIDSLDFLDIVFAIDKEFGIKIPLEQWTQEVNEGKVSTEEYFVLKNLCAKIDELRAAKG, encoded by the coding sequence ATGGGCGTGACTGCTACATTCGACAAAGTTGCCGACATCATCGCTGAGACAAGCGAAATCGACCGTGAAACGATCACCCCAGAGAGCCACACGATCGACGACCTCGGCATCGACAGCCTCGATTTCCTGGACATTGTCTTCGCCATCGACAAGGAATTCGGCATCAAGATTCCGCTGGAACAATGGACGCAGGAAGTCAACGAAGGCAAAGTTTCGACGGAGGAATACTTCGTCCTCAAGAATCTCTGCGCCAAGATTGACGAATTGCGCGCCGCCAAGGGCTGA
- a CDS encoding L,D-transpeptidase — MKRILAAAAACLCLQFHVSSAQAGTVLANIDLRSQTMTVSEDGVLKYRWKVSTARRGYRTPTGSYTAKWLSRDHRSKKYDNAPMPYAVFFDGGYAVHGTYELRHLGRPASHGCVRLEPRNAATFFSMASEAGLRNTRIVISQ, encoded by the coding sequence ATGAAACGAATACTGGCAGCCGCTGCCGCATGTCTATGCTTGCAGTTTCATGTCTCTTCAGCGCAGGCTGGAACTGTTCTTGCCAATATTGATCTTCGATCACAGACGATGACCGTTTCCGAGGATGGCGTTTTAAAGTATCGCTGGAAGGTGTCGACGGCGCGCAGGGGCTATCGGACCCCGACGGGCTCCTATACGGCGAAATGGTTGTCACGCGATCATCGCTCGAAGAAATACGACAATGCGCCGATGCCTTACGCAGTGTTCTTCGACGGCGGCTATGCAGTGCACGGCACCTATGAGCTGAGGCATCTCGGCCGGCCTGCTTCTCATGGCTGCGTCCGTCTCGAACCGCGAAACGCCGCGACGTTTTTCTCGATGGCGTCGGAGGCGGGCTTGAGGAATACCCGCATCGTCATCAGCCAATGA
- the cbiB gene encoding adenosylcobinamide-phosphate synthase CbiB produces MMTDLHLLILILALLLDRLIGDPDWLWQRVPHPVVLFGRAISFFDQHFNTKDLPGLTRRRNGVMSIVALLFGAVIAGWAVHGLLAFFGWVGILVEAGLVAIFLAQKSLADHVGEVSKALRSEGLEGGRRAVSRIVGRDPETLDEPGVCRAAIESLAENFSDGVVAPALWYAVFGLPGLFVYKMLNTADSMIGHKSETYIDFGWAAARLDDVANWPAARLSILLIAAGALAKKGISALGNTIRVAVRDGGLHRSPNSGRPEAAMAGALDIQLAGPRVYGGEVVREPMINGSGRDTATVSDVEAGISIFHSACTMLTLVAFIVFLLLL; encoded by the coding sequence ATGATGACCGATTTACATTTGCTCATCCTCATTCTGGCATTGCTATTGGACCGCCTCATCGGCGATCCCGATTGGCTGTGGCAGCGGGTGCCGCATCCCGTCGTACTGTTCGGCAGGGCGATTTCCTTCTTCGACCAACATTTCAACACCAAAGATCTGCCGGGCCTGACGCGCCGTCGCAACGGCGTGATGTCGATCGTCGCGCTGCTTTTCGGGGCGGTTATCGCCGGCTGGGCTGTTCATGGGTTGCTCGCCTTTTTCGGTTGGGTCGGCATCCTGGTCGAGGCTGGGCTGGTCGCGATCTTTTTGGCGCAGAAGAGCTTGGCCGATCATGTCGGCGAGGTATCGAAGGCGTTACGCAGCGAGGGATTGGAGGGTGGACGCCGTGCCGTATCGCGCATTGTCGGCCGTGATCCTGAAACGCTGGATGAACCCGGCGTTTGCCGTGCTGCGATCGAGAGCCTTGCCGAGAATTTTTCCGACGGCGTCGTGGCGCCAGCGCTCTGGTACGCCGTTTTCGGGCTGCCGGGCCTGTTCGTCTACAAGATGCTGAATACAGCCGATTCGATGATCGGTCATAAATCCGAGACCTATATCGATTTCGGCTGGGCGGCTGCCCGGCTGGACGACGTTGCCAACTGGCCGGCCGCGCGGCTGTCGATCCTGTTGATTGCCGCCGGGGCACTTGCCAAGAAGGGGATTTCGGCACTCGGCAATACGATCCGCGTTGCGGTCCGTGACGGTGGGCTGCACCGTTCACCAAATTCGGGCCGACCGGAGGCGGCGATGGCGGGCGCCTTGGATATCCAGCTTGCCGGGCCGCGCGTCTACGGTGGTGAGGTCGTGCGCGAACCGATGATCAACGGTTCCGGCCGCGACACCGCCACCGTCAGCGATGTCGAGGCCGGCATCTCGATCTTCCATTCGGCATGCACGATGCTGACGCTCGTAGCCTTCATCGTCTTCCTATTACTGCTGTGA
- the cobD gene encoding threonine-phosphate decarboxylase CobD yields the protein MTNRIVHGGGITAAASLYGGRSEDWLDLSTGINPNPIVLPDISISAWHRLPDQHLVERAREAARAHYRSGDILPLPVPGTQSVIQLLPRLGSASGVAILSPTYGEYARAFALAGLPVRKIAGIGDLDSEQKLVVAVNPNNPDGRALPIEQLRELHDRLRQRGGMLVVDEAFGDMEPENSVAPYASSMPNLIIFRSFGKFFGLAGLRLGFVIAQASILERFEDWLGPWAVSGPALSLAASLMAGDTTSIRNRIFDRRSALDAVLRQAKLEVVGGTGLFALVADDRASDIYSHLCRHHILVRKFDYAPNWLRFGLAPDEEADHRLAGVLEDYSI from the coding sequence ATGACGAACAGGATCGTGCATGGCGGCGGCATCACGGCGGCGGCTAGCCTTTACGGCGGGCGATCGGAGGACTGGCTCGATCTGTCGACCGGCATCAACCCCAATCCCATTGTCTTGCCGGACATCTCCATTTCGGCCTGGCATCGGCTGCCGGATCAGCATCTGGTGGAACGGGCGAGGGAGGCCGCCAGGGCCCATTATCGCAGCGGCGATATCCTGCCGCTGCCTGTTCCGGGCACGCAATCGGTGATTCAGCTTCTGCCGCGGCTTGGATCAGCAAGCGGCGTGGCCATCCTGTCGCCGACCTATGGGGAATATGCCCGCGCCTTCGCACTGGCGGGTCTGCCCGTCCGCAAGATTGCGGGAATCGGTGATCTCGATTCCGAACAGAAGCTGGTCGTCGCCGTCAATCCCAATAATCCGGATGGCCGAGCGCTGCCTATCGAGCAGCTGCGGGAATTGCATGACCGGCTGCGACAGCGCGGCGGTATGCTGGTGGTCGACGAAGCGTTCGGGGATATGGAGCCGGAAAACAGCGTGGCGCCGTATGCCTCCTCCATGCCGAACCTCATCATTTTCCGCTCCTTCGGCAAATTTTTCGGGTTGGCCGGTCTGCGCCTCGGCTTCGTCATCGCGCAAGCCTCGATCTTGGAGCGTTTCGAGGATTGGCTTGGCCCGTGGGCAGTTTCCGGGCCGGCACTTTCATTGGCCGCCTCCTTGATGGCGGGCGATACAACCAGCATTCGCAACCGCATTTTCGACCGCAGGTCGGCGCTGGATGCGGTACTTCGCCAAGCCAAGCTTGAGGTGGTCGGCGGTACGGGACTGTTCGCGCTTGTTGCCGATGACCGTGCTAGCGACATATATTCGCATCTCTGCCGCCATCACATTCTCGTCCGCAAGTTCGACTATGCGCCGAATTGGCTGCGTTTTGGCCTTGCACCGGACGAGGAAGCCGATCACAGGCTTGCCGGGGTGCTCGAGGATTATTCGATATGA
- a CDS encoding cobyrinate a,c-diamide synthase, translating to MSGLLIAAPASGSGKTTVTLGLLRALRKRGIAVAPGKAGPDYIDPAFLAAASGSSCLNFDPWAMRSELISANSALHRAGGRMLVIEAMMGLFDGAADGSGTPADLAAFLGLSVVFVVDASRMSQSIAALVSGFANFRADVRIAGVVLNRVGSDRHEAMLRRALEAVRIPVAAVIRADKGLTLPERHLGLVQAGEHAALEQFIEQAAETLSKACDFGLLLRAAHQNIVRPSAANIARLMPFGQRIAVARDIAFAFCYEHMLLGWRRRGAEISFFSPLADEAPADDADAIYLPGGYPELHAGKLATASRFQAAMKAAATRGVRIYGECGGYMVLGEGLVDATGMRHEMLGLLPVVTSYEKRQRHLGYRRVVPLAGSFFERPMTAHEFHYSTIVSEGAADRLFTAKDALGDDLGMAGLQRGNVAGSYMHLIDLAGDAA from the coding sequence ATGAGCGGCCTGCTGATCGCCGCGCCGGCCTCGGGCTCGGGCAAGACCACGGTCACGCTCGGCCTCTTGCGGGCGTTGCGGAAAAGAGGAATCGCGGTGGCGCCGGGCAAGGCCGGTCCTGACTATATCGACCCCGCCTTCCTCGCCGCTGCCAGCGGTTCGTCCTGCCTTAATTTCGATCCCTGGGCCATGCGCTCCGAATTAATCTCCGCCAATTCGGCACTGCATCGTGCCGGCGGGCGGATGCTGGTCATCGAAGCCATGATGGGATTGTTCGACGGCGCAGCGGACGGTTCCGGCACACCGGCTGATCTCGCCGCCTTCCTTGGCCTTTCCGTCGTGTTCGTGGTCGATGCCTCGCGGATGTCGCAGTCGATTGCCGCGCTCGTCAGCGGCTTTGCCAATTTTCGCGCCGATGTCCGCATTGCCGGTGTCGTTCTCAACCGCGTTGGCAGCGACCGGCACGAGGCGATGCTGCGCCGGGCACTTGAGGCGGTGCGTATTCCCGTGGCCGCCGTCATTCGCGCCGACAAGGGACTCACACTGCCGGAGCGGCATCTCGGGCTGGTGCAGGCCGGGGAACACGCCGCGCTGGAGCAGTTCATCGAACAAGCGGCGGAGACGTTGTCCAAGGCATGTGATTTCGGACTGCTATTACGCGCCGCACACCAGAATATCGTCCGGCCATCGGCCGCCAACATTGCCCGGCTGATGCCGTTCGGACAGCGCATTGCCGTGGCCCGTGATATCGCTTTCGCCTTCTGCTACGAGCATATGCTGCTCGGCTGGCGCCGGCGCGGCGCGGAGATTTCGTTTTTCTCGCCGCTTGCCGATGAGGCTCCGGCTGATGATGCCGACGCCATCTATCTGCCCGGGGGTTACCCGGAATTGCATGCGGGCAAGCTTGCGACCGCATCCCGTTTTCAGGCGGCAATGAAAGCAGCCGCCACGCGAGGTGTGCGAATCTATGGCGAATGCGGTGGCTATATGGTGCTTGGCGAGGGTTTGGTGGATGCCACCGGCATGCGTCATGAAATGCTTGGCCTGCTGCCGGTCGTCACCAGCTATGAGAAGCGGCAGCGCCATCTCGGCTACCGGCGCGTGGTGCCGCTTGCCGGTTCCTTCTTCGAGCGGCCGATGACGGCGCATGAATTTCACTACTCGACCATTGTCTCCGAAGGCGCGGCGGATCGGCTGTTTACGGCTAAAGACGCGTTGGGGGACGACCTCGGTATGGCCGGACTGCAGCGCGGCAATGTCGCCGGTTCCTACATGCACCTGATCGACCTTGCCGGTGACGCCGCATGA